One genomic segment of Burkholderia pyrrocinia includes these proteins:
- the lspA gene encoding signal peptidase II: MAKTLSKPASGALAPWLGISLIVILFDQLSKIAILKTFAYGAQHALTSFFNLVLVYNRGAAFGFLSTANGWQRWAFTALGIGATLVICFLLKRHGHQRLFSVSLALILGGALGNVIDRLVYGHVIDFLDFHLGAWHFPAFNLADSAITVGAVLLIYDELRRVRGSR; the protein is encoded by the coding sequence ATGGCGAAAACCCTGTCGAAACCGGCCAGCGGCGCGCTCGCGCCCTGGCTCGGCATTTCGCTGATCGTGATCCTGTTCGACCAGTTGTCGAAGATCGCGATCCTGAAAACGTTCGCGTATGGCGCGCAGCATGCGCTGACGTCGTTCTTCAACCTCGTGCTGGTGTACAACCGCGGCGCCGCGTTCGGCTTCCTGTCGACCGCGAACGGCTGGCAGCGCTGGGCGTTCACCGCGCTCGGCATCGGCGCGACGCTCGTGATCTGCTTCCTGCTGAAGCGCCACGGCCACCAGCGGCTGTTCAGCGTGTCGCTCGCGCTGATCCTCGGCGGCGCGCTCGGCAACGTGATCGACCGCCTCGTCTACGGCCACGTGATCGACTTCCTCGATTTCCACCTCGGCGCCTGGCACTTCCCGGCGTTCAACCTCGCCGATTCCGCGATCACGGTCGGCGCGGTGCTGCTGATCTACGACGAACTGCGTCGCGTGCGCGGCTCGCGCTAG
- the dut gene encoding dUTP diphosphatase has protein sequence MKLDLKILDARMRDYLPAYATTGSAGLDLRACLDAPVTLQPGETTLVPTGLAIHVADPGYAALILPRSGLGHKHGIVLGNLVGLIDSDYQGQLMISTWNRGQTEFVLNPFERLAQLVIVPVVQAQFNIVDDFAESDRGEGGFGSTGRH, from the coding sequence ATGAAACTCGACCTGAAGATTCTCGACGCGCGCATGCGCGACTACCTGCCCGCCTACGCGACCACCGGCAGCGCCGGCCTCGACCTGCGCGCATGCCTCGACGCACCGGTCACGCTGCAGCCGGGCGAAACGACGCTCGTACCGACCGGCCTCGCGATCCACGTCGCCGATCCCGGTTATGCGGCGCTGATCCTGCCGCGCTCGGGCCTCGGCCACAAGCACGGGATCGTGCTCGGCAACCTCGTCGGCCTGATCGACTCCGACTACCAGGGCCAGTTGATGATCTCGACGTGGAACCGCGGCCAGACCGAGTTCGTGCTGAACCCGTTCGAACGGCTCGCGCAACTCGTGATCGTGCCGGTCGTGCAGGCGCAGTTCAATATCGTCGACGACTTCGCGGAAAGCGATCGCGGCGAAGGCGGCTTCGGCAGCACCGGCCGCCACTGA
- the ileS gene encoding isoleucine--tRNA ligase — MSNKKADSKPQAKYPVNLLDTPFPMRGDLPKREPQWVKEWEERGLYDKIRAASQGRPKFILHDGPPYANGDIHLGHAVNKILKDIVVKSRNMAGFDAPYVPGWDCHGMPIEIQIEKQFGKSLPAAEVMSKARAYATEQIEKQKVGFKRLGVLGDWANPYKTMNFVNEAEELRALGKIIEKGYVYRGLKPVNWCFDCGSALAEAEVEYKDRTDPTIDVMFAFAEPEKTAQAFGLPALPRAEGGIVIWTTTPWTIPANQALNLHPEIVYALVDTERGLLIIAEERVAACMEEFKLTGRVVATAPGVKLANLRFHHPLASAHPGYKRTAPVYLGDYVTTDTGTGVVHSSPAYGIEDFMSCKAHGMTDSDFINPVMGDGRYIESLPLFGGLSIWDANPKIVEALNAAGSLLRSEKYTHSYMHCWRHKTPIIYRATSQWFAGMDVTPRDGSKTLRETALEGVDATAFYPSWGKQRLFSMIANRPDWTLSRQRQWGVPMAFFVHKETGELHPRTLELLEEVAKRVEQSGIEAWQTLDPRELIGDDANLYEKNRDTLDVWFDSGTTHWHVLRGSHKDQLQFPADLYLEGSDQHRGWFHSSLLTASMIDGRAPYKGLLTHGFTVDGEGRKMSKSLGNGIDPHEVANRLGAEIIRLWIASTDYSGELAISEEILKRVTEGYRRIRNTLRFLLANLSDFDYAQHAVPVDEWLEIDRYAVAFSQQLQTELLGHYEKYEFHPVVAKLQTYCSEDLGGFYLDVLKDRLYTSAADSRARRSAQTALYHLTHGLLRVLAPFLSFTAEEAWKVFQPASETIFTETYYAYPEVAGSAALIDKWALLRDVRGNVTKALEEARTANRIGSSLQAEVTVHASGARYDALTSLGEDLKFVLITSAATVVEVGDEAQESVDVAASKYQKCERCWHYREDVGAHADHPTLCGRCFSNLFENGEIRSAA, encoded by the coding sequence ATGAGCAACAAGAAAGCCGATTCGAAACCGCAGGCCAAGTATCCGGTCAACCTGCTCGACACGCCGTTCCCGATGCGCGGCGACCTGCCCAAGCGCGAGCCGCAGTGGGTCAAGGAATGGGAAGAGCGCGGCCTCTACGACAAGATCCGCGCGGCCAGCCAGGGCCGGCCGAAGTTCATCCTGCACGACGGCCCGCCGTATGCGAACGGCGACATCCACCTCGGCCACGCCGTCAACAAGATCCTGAAGGACATCGTCGTCAAGTCGCGCAACATGGCCGGCTTCGACGCGCCGTACGTGCCGGGCTGGGATTGCCACGGGATGCCGATCGAGATCCAGATCGAGAAGCAGTTCGGCAAGTCGCTGCCGGCGGCCGAAGTGATGAGCAAGGCGCGCGCGTACGCGACCGAACAGATCGAGAAGCAGAAGGTCGGCTTCAAGCGCCTCGGCGTGCTCGGCGACTGGGCCAATCCGTACAAGACGATGAACTTCGTCAACGAGGCGGAAGAGCTCCGTGCGCTCGGCAAGATCATCGAGAAGGGTTATGTGTATCGCGGGCTGAAGCCGGTGAACTGGTGCTTCGACTGCGGCTCGGCGCTCGCCGAAGCGGAAGTCGAGTACAAGGACCGCACCGATCCGACGATCGACGTGATGTTCGCATTCGCGGAACCGGAAAAGACCGCGCAGGCGTTCGGCCTGCCGGCACTGCCGCGCGCCGAAGGCGGCATCGTGATCTGGACCACCACGCCGTGGACGATTCCGGCGAACCAGGCGCTGAACCTCCATCCGGAAATCGTCTACGCGCTGGTCGACACCGAGCGCGGGCTGCTGATCATCGCCGAAGAGCGCGTCGCCGCGTGCATGGAAGAGTTCAAGCTGACAGGCCGCGTCGTCGCGACCGCACCGGGCGTGAAGCTCGCGAACCTGCGCTTCCACCACCCGCTCGCATCGGCCCACCCCGGCTACAAGCGCACCGCGCCCGTCTACCTCGGCGACTACGTGACGACCGACACCGGTACCGGCGTCGTGCACTCGTCGCCCGCGTACGGTATCGAGGACTTCATGTCCTGCAAGGCGCACGGGATGACCGACTCGGACTTCATCAACCCGGTGATGGGCGACGGCCGCTATATCGAATCGCTGCCGCTGTTCGGCGGCCTGTCGATCTGGGATGCGAACCCGAAGATCGTCGAAGCGCTGAACGCGGCCGGCTCGCTGCTGCGCAGCGAGAAGTACACGCACAGCTACATGCACTGCTGGCGCCACAAGACGCCGATCATCTACCGCGCGACGTCGCAGTGGTTCGCCGGCATGGACGTGACGCCGCGCGACGGCAGCAAGACGCTGCGCGAAACGGCGCTCGAAGGCGTCGACGCGACCGCGTTCTACCCGTCGTGGGGCAAGCAGCGCCTGTTCAGCATGATCGCGAACCGTCCCGACTGGACGCTGTCGCGCCAGCGCCAGTGGGGCGTGCCGATGGCGTTCTTCGTGCACAAGGAAACCGGCGAATTGCACCCGCGCACGCTCGAACTGCTCGAGGAAGTCGCGAAGCGCGTCGAGCAGTCGGGCATCGAGGCATGGCAGACGCTCGACCCGCGCGAGCTGATCGGCGACGACGCGAACCTGTACGAAAAGAACCGCGACACGCTCGACGTGTGGTTCGACTCGGGCACGACGCACTGGCACGTGCTGCGCGGCTCGCACAAGGATCAACTGCAGTTCCCGGCCGACCTGTATCTGGAAGGCTCGGACCAGCATCGCGGCTGGTTCCACTCGTCGCTGCTGACCGCGTCGATGATCGACGGCCGCGCGCCGTACAAGGGCCTGCTCACGCACGGCTTCACGGTCGACGGCGAAGGCCGCAAGATGAGCAAGTCGCTCGGCAACGGCATCGACCCGCATGAAGTCGCGAACCGCCTCGGCGCGGAAATCATCCGCCTGTGGATCGCGTCGACCGACTATTCGGGCGAGCTCGCGATCTCCGAGGAAATCCTGAAGCGCGTGACCGAAGGCTATCGCCGCATCCGCAATACGCTGCGCTTCCTGCTCGCGAACCTGTCGGACTTCGACTACGCGCAGCACGCGGTGCCGGTCGACGAATGGCTCGAGATCGACCGCTATGCGGTCGCGTTCTCGCAGCAACTGCAGACGGAACTGCTCGGCCACTACGAGAAGTACGAATTCCACCCGGTCGTCGCGAAGCTGCAGACGTACTGCTCGGAAGATCTCGGCGGCTTCTATCTCGACGTGCTGAAGGATCGCCTGTACACGAGCGCGGCCGATTCGCGCGCACGCCGCTCCGCGCAGACGGCGCTGTACCACCTGACGCACGGCCTGCTGCGCGTGCTCGCGCCGTTCCTGTCGTTCACGGCCGAAGAAGCGTGGAAGGTGTTCCAGCCGGCCAGCGAAACGATCTTCACGGAAACCTACTACGCGTATCCGGAAGTCGCCGGCTCGGCCGCGCTGATCGACAAGTGGGCGCTGCTGCGCGACGTCCGCGGCAACGTGACGAAGGCGCTCGAGGAAGCGCGCACCGCGAACCGCATCGGTTCGTCGCTGCAGGCCGAAGTGACCGTGCACGCGAGCGGCGCGCGTTACGACGCGCTCACGAGCCTCGGTGAAGACCTGAAGTTCGTGCTGATCACGTCGGCCGCGACGGTCGTCGAGGTCGGCGACGAAGCGCAGGAAAGCGTCGACGTGGCCGCGTCGAAGTACCAGAAGTGCGAACGCTGCTGGCACTACCGCGAGGATGTCGGCGCGCACGCCGATCATCCGACGCTGTGCGGCCGCTGCTTCTCGAACCTGTTTGAAAACGGCGAAATCCGGAGCGCTGCTTAA
- a CDS encoding COG4705 family protein, with translation MNKLPEITLAFWIMKICATTLGETGGDLLSMTLNVGYAVSSILLFGFFLVTLGAQLKTTRYRPTIYWAVIVATSTAGTTMSDFMDRTLGLGYAAGSSILVAILLAIFAVWRLSGESLSVDLIRTRKVELLYWIAILFSNTLGTALGDFLADSSGLGFGGGALLIGGLLAVIVLAHYFTRISGVFLFWAAFVLTRPFGATVGDLLTKPVAKGGLALGTVGSSAVLLGVLAALVIYASIAQARRRELVPARIAQPVSE, from the coding sequence ATGAACAAACTTCCCGAAATCACGCTTGCGTTCTGGATCATGAAGATCTGCGCGACGACGCTCGGCGAAACCGGTGGCGACCTGCTGTCGATGACGCTGAACGTCGGCTACGCGGTGAGCTCGATCCTGCTGTTCGGTTTCTTCCTCGTGACGCTGGGCGCGCAGCTCAAGACGACGCGTTATCGCCCCACGATCTACTGGGCCGTGATCGTCGCGACGAGCACGGCCGGCACGACGATGTCCGACTTCATGGACCGTACGCTCGGCCTCGGCTATGCGGCCGGCTCGTCGATCCTCGTCGCGATCCTGCTGGCAATCTTCGCGGTCTGGCGACTCAGCGGCGAATCGCTGTCGGTCGACCTGATCCGCACGCGCAAGGTCGAGCTGCTGTACTGGATCGCGATCCTGTTCTCGAACACGCTCGGCACCGCGCTCGGCGACTTCCTCGCGGACAGTTCGGGGCTCGGCTTCGGCGGCGGCGCGCTGCTGATCGGCGGCCTGCTTGCGGTGATCGTGCTCGCGCACTATTTCACGCGGATTTCGGGCGTGTTCCTGTTCTGGGCCGCGTTCGTGCTCACGCGTCCGTTCGGCGCGACGGTCGGCGACCTGCTGACGAAGCCGGTTGCGAAGGGCGGGCTCGCGCTCGGTACGGTCGGCTCGTCGGCCGTGCTGCTCGGCGTGCTGGCCGCGCTGGTGATCTATGCAAGCATCGCGCAGGCCCGGCGACGCGAACTGGTGCCCGCGCGGATCGCGCAGCCGGTAAGCGAATGA
- the coaBC gene encoding bifunctional phosphopantothenoylcysteine decarboxylase/phosphopantothenate--cysteine ligase CoaBC: protein MAHAELAGKHLVLGLTGGIACYKIAELTRLLTKAGATVQVAMTEAATQFITPVTMQALSGRPVFTSQWDARIDNNMAHIDLSREADAIMIAPASTDFLAKLAHGFADDLLSTLCVARDCPLLVVPAMNRQMWQNPATQRNVAQLRADGVSVLGPDSGAQACGEVGDGRMLEPEAIYEAIVAHFAPKVLAHRRVLITAGPTFEPLDPVRGLTNRSSGKMGFALARAAQQAGADVHLVAGPVALDTPWGVYRQDVQTAQQMYDAVMHAVADADIFIAVAAVADWRVAQPAEHKMKKTADRKMPALAFVENPDILASVAALPDPPFCVGFAAESGDLDVHGDEKRKRKNVPLLVGNLGPLTFGRDDNEVVLFEAAGLTRLPRAPKDELAHALVAEIAKRLPDNRLI, encoded by the coding sequence TTGGCACACGCAGAACTCGCAGGAAAACACCTCGTTCTCGGCCTGACGGGCGGCATCGCCTGCTACAAGATCGCCGAGCTCACGCGGCTGCTCACGAAGGCCGGCGCGACCGTGCAGGTCGCGATGACCGAAGCCGCCACGCAGTTCATCACGCCCGTCACGATGCAGGCGTTGTCGGGCCGGCCCGTCTTTACGAGCCAGTGGGACGCGCGCATCGACAACAACATGGCGCACATCGACCTGTCGCGCGAAGCCGACGCGATCATGATCGCGCCCGCGTCGACGGATTTCCTCGCGAAGCTCGCGCACGGGTTCGCAGACGATCTGCTGTCGACGCTGTGCGTCGCGCGCGACTGTCCGTTGCTCGTCGTTCCCGCGATGAACCGCCAGATGTGGCAAAACCCGGCGACGCAGCGCAACGTCGCGCAACTGCGCGCGGACGGCGTGTCGGTGCTCGGCCCCGATTCGGGCGCGCAGGCGTGTGGCGAAGTCGGCGACGGCCGCATGCTCGAGCCCGAGGCGATCTATGAAGCGATCGTCGCGCACTTCGCGCCGAAGGTGCTGGCGCACCGGCGCGTGCTGATCACGGCCGGCCCGACGTTCGAACCGCTCGACCCCGTGCGCGGCCTCACGAACCGCTCGAGCGGCAAGATGGGCTTCGCGCTCGCGCGCGCCGCGCAGCAGGCCGGTGCCGACGTGCATCTCGTCGCGGGGCCGGTCGCGCTAGACACACCGTGGGGCGTCTACCGCCAGGACGTGCAAACCGCGCAGCAGATGTACGACGCGGTGATGCATGCCGTCGCCGATGCCGACATCTTCATCGCGGTGGCCGCGGTCGCCGACTGGCGCGTCGCACAGCCGGCCGAGCACAAGATGAAGAAGACGGCCGACCGCAAGATGCCGGCGCTCGCATTCGTCGAGAACCCCGACATCCTCGCGTCGGTCGCGGCGCTGCCCGATCCGCCGTTCTGCGTCGGGTTCGCGGCCGAAAGCGGCGACCTCGACGTGCACGGCGACGAGAAGCGCAAACGCAAGAACGTGCCGCTGCTCGTCGGCAACCTCGGGCCGCTGACGTTCGGTCGCGACGACAACGAAGTCGTGCTGTTCGAAGCCGCCGGCCTCACACGCCTGCCGCGCGCGCCGAAGGACGAACTCGCGCATGCGCTCGTCGCGGAAATCGCGAAGCGCCTGCCCGACAACCGCCTGATCTGA